The Colletotrichum higginsianum IMI 349063 chromosome 2, whole genome shotgun sequence genome has a segment encoding these proteins:
- a CDS encoding Isoflavone reductase, whose translation MSVLVLGAGELGTAMLKALTAHPSRPRDSPVSVLLRPSTITSSDPTKRDSLAQIAALGVSVEAGDVVHDPVRDLARTFARHHTVISCTGFVGPAGTQRRICEAALLAGVCRFIPWQFGVDYDALGRGGPQPLFDEMLDVRDALRAQADVAWIVVSTGLFMSFLFVREFGVVDLEARTLRALGGWDVEVTLTGPGDIAAMTAEVVYEPRGIPGDDRNVVYVSGDTVSYGRAADLVEQRFPGVEFAREVWDVEALAENLARDPADTWNKYRAIFGAGKGISWPTEKTLNHERGIELEDLETYLGRMETPAALRS comes from the coding sequence ATGTCAGTCCTCGtactcggcgccggcgagctgggcACAGCCATGCTCAAAGCCCTCACGGCACACCCCTCACGCCCCCGCGACTCCCCCGTCTCCGTCCTCCTGCGGCCTTCGACCATCACCTCCTCCGACCCGACCAAGCGAGACTCCCTGGCCCAGATCGCGGCCCTAGGCGTCTCcgtcgaggcgggcgacgtcgtccacgACCCCGTCCGCGACCTCGCGCGCACCTTTGCGCGGCACCACACCGTCATCAGCTGCACCGGCTTCGTCGGCCCCGCCGGCACCCAGCGGCGCATCTGCGAGGCGGCCCTGCTCGCGGGCGTCTGCCGCTTCATCCCCTGGCAGTTCGGCGTCGACTACGACGCCCTCGGGCGGGGCGGCCCGCAGCCGCTCTTTGACGAGATGCTCGACGTGCGGGACGCGCTGAGGGCGCAGGCCGATGTGGCGTGGATCGTCGTCAGCACCGGCCTGTTCATGAGCTTCCTCTTCGTGCGGGagttcggcgtcgtcgacctggaGGCGCGCACGCTGCGGGCCCTGGGCGGGTGGGACGTCGAGGTCACGCTGACGGGGCCAGGGGACATCGCCGCGATGACGGCCGAGGTGGTCTACGAGCCGCGCGGGATCCCGGGCGACGACCGCAACGTGGTGTACGTCTCCGGCGACACGGTGTCGTACGGCCGCGCGGCGGACCTGGTCGAGCAGAGGTTCCCCGGCGTCGAGTTCGCGAGGGAGGTGTGGGACGTGGAGGCGCTGGCGGAGAACCTCGCGAGGGACCCGGCGGACACGTGGAACAAGTATCGCGccatcttcggcgccggcaagggcATCTCGTGGCCGACGGAGAAGACGCTGAACCACGAGCGCGGCATCGAGCTGGAGGATCTGGAGACGTATCTCGGGAGGATGGAGACTCCAGCTGCGCTGAGGTCATAG
- a CDS encoding KR domain-containing protein: MPFGDWSATVEPKVLGTWNLHEVLEEDSQRDVEFFLLFSSYSGLVGHWGQSNYAAANTFLDAFTQYRISKGLPSATVDVGIMEDIGYVSRNVNVLGHFHKTSTHAAKVSGISGGFVNKLQIGLGVRSTQPLDVPENRTVWKNDVWMAAYRNTEAGEGGAAGKSTGNSGLEEFLASTARDPAVLDADATADFLAREVDRTLYGFMLRDTGDEDIAALDVSQSLKDIGVDSLVGIELRNWFRQALSLEVMVLQMMEAPSLLALGARMTQMLREKFTGHAEANQEYLATKMP, translated from the exons ATGCCTTTCGGCGACTGGTCTGCAACCGTCGAGCCCAAGGTTCTGGGGACTTGGAACCTGcacgaggtcctcgaggaggactCGCAGAGAGACGTCGAGTTCTTCCTGCTGTTCAGCAGCTACAGCGGGCTGGTCGGACACTGGGGCCAGTCCAACTACGCGGCGGCGAACACGTTCCTCGACGCCTTCACGCAGTACCGCATCTCCAAGGGGCTCCCCAGCGccaccgtcgacgtcggcatcatGGAGGACATCGGGTACGTCAGCCGCAACGTCAACGTGCTCGGCCACTTCCACAAGACCTCCACCCAC GCGGCCAAGGTCTCGGGCATAtccggcggcttcgtcaacaAGCTACAGATCGGCCTGGGTGTCCGGTCGACCCAGCCGCTCGACGTGCCGGAGAACCGCACGGTCTGGAAGAACGACGTCTGGATGGCCGCGTACCGCAACACGGAGGCcggggagggcggcgccgccggcaaaAGCACCGGCAACAGCGGGTTGGAGGAGTTCCTGGCCAGCACGGCGCGCGAtccggccgtcctcgacgcggacGCGACGGCGGACTTCCTGGCGCGCGAGGTGGACCGTACCCTGTACGGGTTCATGCTCCGCGacacgggcgacgaggataTCGCCGCGCTGGACGTGTCACAGTCGCTCAAGgacatcggcgtcgactCGCTGGTGGGCATCGAGCTGCGCAACTGGTTCCGCCAGGCGCTGTCGCTCGAGGTCATGGTGCTGCAGATGATGGAGGCGCCGAGTCTGCTGGCCTTGGGCGCCCGCATGACGCAGATGCTGAGGGAGAAGTTTACGGGACACGCCGAGGCAAACCAGGAGTACCTGGCGACAAAGATGCCATAG
- a CDS encoding KR domain-containing protein — translation MGNFSGWWLGEEDGRVEERYLAPQEWDRVLRDAGFAGLDVIHSDEQFNNNMIAMPLQPWSHESKPRPVILLLPAATRDKDGLDISVLKDALCARGREVGVCHADNLPPAGTDVIFLLDVAGEPFFQGLDEARLHWFQRLLTSLADDKACVLWVTGAAQLGCSDPRYGMTLGVARTVRSELDLDLATVELARLNGRHAAGWEGTSCLAAAAAAAASGDGLKPKYEWAAGADGVLQVGRFQWTSVNRKLGRGDEPASEASEASEGTSSQAAPRKLVVGKPGLLNSLHWVRTEAGTGRPPAAGMVRVAVRAVGLNFKDVLISMGIVDGLACECSGVVPATATSFECLEMACAKIPDHLAFSEAATMSTVCGTAIYSLINKAGLEKGQSVLIHSACGGTLFAQIFCTAGSEDKVRHLVNECGIPRDRIFHSRSVGFLQDVKKATGGRGVDVVLNSLSGELLHASWEWASPRTSWSADWAGWDKRLLCGWPRLARPRASGIHLRLVCVCV, via the exons ATGGGAAACTTCTCGGGCTGGtggctcggcgaggaggacggccgcgtcgaggaaCGGTACCTGGCGCCGCAGGAATGGGACCGCGTGCTGCGCGACGCCGGGTTCGCCGGCCTGGACGTCATCCACTCGGACGAGCAGTTCAACAACAACATGATTGCCATGCCGCTCCAGCCCTGGTCTCACGAAAGTAAGCCCCGGCCCGTCatcttgctgctgccggcTGCAACGCGGGACAAAGACGGGCTCGACATCAGCGTCCTCAAGGATGCTCTGTGTGCGAGAGGCCGCGAGGTCGGCGTATGTCACGCAGACAATCTCCCGCCCGCGGGCACCGACGTCATCTTCctgctcgacgtcgccggggaGCCCTTCTTCcaaggcctcgacgaggcgcggCTCCACTGGTTCCAGCGCCTCTTGACCTcgctcgccgacgacaaggccTGCGTGCTGTGGGTGACGGGGGCGGCCCAGCTGGGATGCAGCGACCCGCGCTACGGCATGACGCTGGGCGTCGCGCGGACGGTCCGCAGCGagctggacctggacctcgcgaccgtcgagctcgcccgGCTCAACGGTCGACATGCCGCCGGGTGGGAGGGCACC TCCtgcctggccgccgccgccgccgccgccgcctccggaGACGGCCTCAAGCCCAAGTACGAGTGGGCGGCAGGGGCCGACGGTGTGCTCCAGGTGGGCCGGTTCCAGTGGACGTCGGTGAATCGCAAGCTTGGGCGCGGCGACGAGCCGGCATCCGAGGCGTCCGAGGCGTCGGAAGGGACATCATCGCAGGCGGCACCGCGCAAGCTGGTCGTCGGCAAGCCCGGTCTGCTGAACTCGCTCCACTGGGTCCGGACCGAAGCCGGCACGggccggccgccggccgcggggATGGTCCGGGTGGCCGTCCGGGCCGTCGGCCTCAACTTCAAGGACGTCCTGATCTCCAtgggcatcgtcgacggcctggccTGCGAGTGCTCGGGCGTCGTCCCGGCGACCGC CACCAGCTTCGAGTGTCTGGAAATGGCCTGCGCCAAGATCCCCGACCACCTCGCCTTCTCCGAGGCGGCGACCATGTCGACCGTCTGCGGCACGGCCATCTACTCGCTCATCAACAAGGCCGGGCTGGAGAAGGGCCAGAGCGTGCTGATTCACAGTGCTTGCGGCGGT ACCCTCTTTGCACAAATCTTCTGCACCGCCGGCAGCGAAGATAAAGTCCGGCACTTGGTCAACGAGTGCGGCATCCCGCGAGACCGCATCTTCCATTCCCGCAGCGTCGGCTTCCTCCAAGACGTCAAGAAAGCGACGGGCGGGCGcggagtcgacgtcgttctCAACTCCCTGTCGGGCGAGCTGCTCCACGCCAGCTGGGAATGGGCCAGTCCTCGTACCTCTTGGTCGGCGGACTGGGCGGGCTGGGACAAGCGATTGCTGTGTGGATGGCCGAGGCTGGCGCGGCCGAGAGCGAGTGGCATCCATCTTCGTcttgtttgtgtgtgtgtatga
- a CDS encoding PKSN polyketide synthase for alternapyrone biosynthesis protein produces MGSLADRGQVCCDPTTPVAIVGMGLRGPGEANNLAGFFKLLSEAQETRTAGQNGRWNHDAFYHPDAARKGSSNVKAGHYIIDDLSLFDASLFRMTESEAAADYTDLLQRDPDSMPYYQATSSGYSRAIISNRLSHFFDLRGPSVTVDTACYGGLAALHLACQSIRSGETTQAIFGGSSLILHPHQFDSLSAMRPDGRSYSFDDRAEGYARGEGDGGTPGISFPSRNAQVSLIKETYARAGLDPKDTSYVEAHGTGTGAGDPIETSAIAEAMTQSRDLDAEPLWIGSVKANIGHLKAASGIASVVKCVLMLENKVIFPNRNLANVNPRVDLEGWRLKIPISFQPWTIKAGGVHRVSVNSFGFGGTNVHAILERAEEFLANSHDGAIGDKHISSMGSRCSISHGLAHEGNGLQRALPTALQPGGADLH; encoded by the exons ATGGGCAGTCTAGCTGATCGGGGCCAGGTCTGCTGCGATCCTACTACTCCTGTCGCCATTGTGGGCATGGGGCTCAGAGGTCCCGGCGAAGCAAACAACCTAGCCGGGTTTTTCAAGTTGCTTTCTGAGGCGCAAGAGACGCGAACGGCGGGTCAGAACGGCCGATGGAACCACGATGCCTTCTACCATCCTGACGCAGCTCGCAAGGGATCA AGCAACGTCAAGGCTGGGCATTACATCATAGACGACTTGTCCCTATTCGACGCATCATTGTTTCGAATGACGGAGAGCGAAGCGGCG GCAGATTACACGGATCTGCTTCAACGAGATCCGGATTCCATGCCGTACTACCAAGCCACCAGCAGCGGCTACTCGCGCGCAATCATATCGAATCGGCTTTCCCACTTCTTCGACCTGCGTGGCCCAAGTGTGACAGTCGACACCGCCTGTTACGGTGGCCTTGCTGCTCTACACCTTGCGTGCCAGTCTATCAGATCGGGGGAGACCACGCAAGCCATCTTCGGAGGGTCGAGTCTCATCCTCCATCCTCACCAGTTTGACTCTTTGAGTGCTATGCG CCCAGACGGACGCAGTTACTCTTTCGATGATCGAGCCGAGGGGTATGCGCGGGGCGAAGGC GACGGCGGAACTCCAGGCATTAGTTTCCCGAGCAGAAATGCCCAGGTATCCCTGATCAAGGAGACGTATGCCCGAGCCGGCCTGGATCCCAAAGACACTAGCTACGTCGAGGCCCACGGTACCGGAACGGGAGCCGGTGACCCGATCGAAACATCAGCAATCGCAGAAGCCATGACACAATCACGCGATCTTGATGCCGAGCCCTTGTGGATAGGCTCTGTCAAAGCCAACATCGGACACCTAAAAGCTGCGAGCGGGATCGCTTCGGTGGTGAAGTGCGTTCTTATGCTGGAGAACAAGGTCATCTTCCCGAATCGCAATCTGGCCAATGTGAACCCCCGTGTTGATCTCGAAGGATGGCGGTTGAAG atTCCTATCTCATTCCAGCCCTGGACGATCAAGGCGGGGGGGGTTCACCGCGTATCTGTCAACAGTTTCGGGTTCGGCGGAACCAACGTGCACGCTATCCTTGAGAGGGCGGAGGAGTTTCTCGCCAACAGCCATGATGGAGCTATCGGGGACAAGCATATATCATCTATGGGCTCTCGATGTAGCATTTCGCACGGGTTAGCCCACGAAGGCAACGGCCTCCAACGGGCTCTCCCGACGGCTCTCCAGCCTGGCGGTGCCGACTTACATTGA
- a CDS encoding Pectate lyase, translating into MKYSFAVALSTLVLGIAAAPAANGAANSNGNGIAHAERGYFDFLHHAARAEKPSKTRSAKSPKKTKPSKTRNPGSIITSAPGAPGNGTDSYGIRASNGTAPAPGGGLPASSGTSVLKAAQTVAAGESFDGGMVAFDRGVSCTGQAEGGDSDAVFILEKGAKLSNVIIGPNQIEGVHCNGGCALDNVWWSAVCEDAFTIKLQDAGETTTITGGGAFGADDKVLQHNGGGTLSVSGFTVETFGKLYRSCGNCKTSAERHVIFDGINASSGKLLAGINSNFGDTATFKNVVAKSVKEICTEFKGTTPGNEPSEVSSGPSAACIYSTSDVTSS; encoded by the exons ATGAAGTACTCCTTCGCCGTCGCTCTTAGCACTCTCGtgctcggcatcgccgccgcccccgccgccaacggcgccgccaacagcaacggcaacggcatcgcCCACGCCGAGCGCGGCTACTTCGACTTCCTCCaccacgccgcccgcgccgagaAGCCCAGCAAGACCAGGTCCGCCAAGAGccccaagaagaccaagCCCAGCAAGACGCGAAACCCGGGCTCCATCATCACCTCGGCCCCCGGCGCCCCCGGCAACGGCACCGACAGCTACGGCATCCGCGCCAGCAACGGCACCGCCCcggcccccggcggcggcctccccgcctcctccggcaCCTCCGTCCTGAAGGCCGCCCAGAccgtcgcggccggcgagtccttcgacggcggcatggtcGCCTTCGACCGCGGCGTCTCCTGCACCGGacaggccgagggcggcgactcggacgccgtcttcatcctcgagAAGGGCGCCAAGCTCTCCAACGTCATCATCGGCCCCAACCAGATCGAGGGCGTCCACTGCAACGGCGGCTGcgccctcgacaacgtcTGGTGGTCCGCCGTCTGCGAGGACGCCTTCACCATCAAGCTgcaggacgccggcgagaccaccaccatcaccggcggcggcgccttcggTGCCGACGACAAGGTCCTCCAgcacaacggcggcggcaccctcTCCGTCAGCGGCTTCACCGTCGAGACCTTTGGAAAGCTGTACCGCAGCTGCGGCAACTGCAAGACCAGCGCCGAGCGCCACGTCATCTTTGACGGCATCAACGCCTCCTCCGGAAAGCTCCTTGCTG GCATCAACTCCAACTTCGGCGACACCGCCACCTTCAAGAACGTCGTCGCCAAGAGCGTCAAGGAGATCTGCACCGAGTTCAAGGGCACCACCCCCGGCAACGAGCCCTCCGAGGTTTCCTCCGGCCCCTCCGCGGCCTGCATCTACTCTACCTCCGACGTCACCAGCTCTTAA
- a CDS encoding C6 zinc finger domain-containing protein, with product MLALAEAAVTERADVRAAGGGGHVKADLVGVSGFVASGFGDACPVVRPSPSERTGNSLPPYVTTSTLAKDSDDSEPGRYLYPWPDTTLAELLVHDAAAGAPVRGVCEWNDNVSSHPVTERVIDSIVNESRSSSQHTALGPDIADTADAGPGGESFSGFLPTLFDDDLDAFQFDDIFQGGSEADLDNFFANIFSAPSFPRGSPHDAATTIAPLNEEFISQYRSHVEILSGYYRLIHPVFPILPPPLEDGSASLTDVHVQEDIQLAASSPLMLALHALLILIPDPGSDETFSEDERQSRASVSQTLFQRALEALELTSQTQIAGVGLLSVSNFHPHVPRESETPLACCVLGLYQYLHPGDLQEMTALSWRAFDMSTSLCLDGKAETSGRFAESLRRTWWMSYLCVCNATIVNCKLWVHYIRAEEALVAATLLLVALLRGFASESEVSAFHRDIGILDRVILHQLGSIGSHGISGSDLFDSPEARLAVCLRTTGRARLMSARIKLHRYRAFMGHPRILKRFAAVTPMQSSERGSAIDTRRGEEFSGRAAQMFPFSSEHSHRVCLESATAIAHGFDRLRSLGIRATPTACSSNLAGFTLMMISHFQTSTPGAAGSEVTRQEVQRLCKEGVDAAISALGQFSGHFGFVKALKGREKPINF from the exons ATGCTCGCTCTTGCGGAAGCCGCGGTCACAGAACGAGCAGACGTGCG GGCTGCAGGCGGGGGCGGCCACGTGAAGGCAGACCTCGTCGGTGTCTCGGGCTTTGTTGCGTCGGGGTTTGGAGACGCCTGTCCTGTGGTTCGGCCTTCTCCATCAGAGCGTACCGGAAACAGCCTTCCGCCATACGTCACGACAAGCACACTGGCGAAGGATAGCGATG ATTCGGAACCCGGACGTTACTTGTATCCATGGCCTGACACGACTCTAGCAGAGCTTCTCGTGCACGATGCAGCGGCGGGAGCCCCTGTGCGCGG TGTTTGCGAATGGAACGACAATGTATCTTCACACCCAGTCACCGAG AGGGTCATAGACTCGATCGTCAACGAAAGCCGTAGCTCGTCTCAGCACACTGCTCTTGGTCCTGATATTGCAGACACGGCCGACGCAGGTCCGGGAGGTGAGAGCTTCAGTGGGTTTCTTCCAACGCTTTTTGACGATGATCTGGATGCATTTCAATTCGACGACATTTTCCAGGGAGGCTCGGAAGCCGACTTGGACAACTTCTTCGCCAACATCTTCAGCGCGCCCTCTTTTCCTCGCGGCAGCCCCCACGACGCCGCTACAACAATAGCTCCTCTCAACGAAGAGTTTATTTCCCAATATCGAAGCCATGTCGAAAT TCTGAGCGGCTACTACCGACTGATACATCCCGTCTTCCCTATCCTCCCGCCACCTCTAGAAGACGGTAGCGCGAGTCTGACGGATGTGCACGTTCAGGAAGACATCCAGCTGGCGGCCTCATCTCCCCTGATGCTAGCGTTGCACGCACTGCTCATTCTTATCCCAGACCCAGGATCCGACGAGACTTTCAGCGAAGATGAGCGTCAAAGTCGAGCCAGCGTGTCGCAAACCCTGTTCCAGCGCGCGCTTGAGGCATTGGAGCTTACCTCGCAGACTCAAATCGCGGGAGTTGGTTTACTCTCAGTCTCCAACTTCCACCCACACGTCCCCAGAGAGTCCGAGACTCCGCTTGCCTGTTGCGTGCTGGGCCTGTATCAGTATCTTCACCCAGGAGACTTACAGGAGATGACCGCGCTCTCCTGGAGGGCATTCGATATGTCAACAAGTCTTTGCTTGGATGGCAAGGCAGAAACATCCGGCCGGTTTGCTGAATCGTTGCGGAGGACATGGTGGATGAGC TACTTGTGTGTTTGCAATGCTACAATCGTGAACTGCAAG CTCTGGGTGCACTACATCCGCGCCGAAGAGGCTCTTGTTGCCGCTACCTTACTCCTTGTCGCACTGCTCAGGGGATTCGCTTCAGAGTCCGAAGTGTCCGCGTTCCATCGAGATATTGGCATTCTCGACCGGGTTATATTGCATCAGCTGGGATCAATCGGCTCCCATGGTATCTCTGGGTCCGACCTTTTTGACTCTCCCGAAGCCAGGCTTGCCGTGTGTCTGCGAACAACAGGTCGTGCCAGACTAATGAG CGCGCGCATCAAGCTGCACAGATATCGGGCTTTCATGGGCCATCCACGAATACTGAAGAGGTTTGCGGCGGTCACTCCGATGCAATCCTCCGAGCGTGGTTCGGCCATCGATACGCGGAGAGGGGAAGAATTCTCCGGTAGGGCCGCCCAGATGTTCCCTTTCTCGAGCGAGCACTCCCACAGGGTCTGCTTGGAGTCGGCTACGGCTATCGCTCATGGCTTCGACCGCCTGAGGTCGTTGGGAATCCGCG CAACTCCGACGGCCTGCTCGTCAAACCTTGCCGGCTTCACTCTGATGATGATATCCCACTTCCAGACGTCCACGCCGGGGGCAGCTGGCTCCGAGGTCACGCGGCAAGAGGTCCAGAGGCTGTGCAAAGAGGGAGTTGACGCTGCCATTAGCGCTCTTGGACAGTTTTCGGGGCATTTCGGATTCGTCAAGGCGCTCAAAGGTAGAGAAAAGCCT ATCAACTTCTGA
- a CDS encoding C2H2 transcription factor, which produces MLAPQTGNHALSEFRHFFSNSGLQQIADNLRFRSPDRDESCTAVPTAESSSQNARTARESWAQSSAVSGRESLTQRRQNSSAISRTDDQKETPGFVPPSNQACRRYLTSCVKNSRFAFVSESILNDDVHPALRFATLALGALYLFEARNAKSMFDFSRKAALQAWTASPEYGGHGTSRTVSGHLLAAFLLLSEFVGLDQPAHLVDELQVLGSAITFYARSCKDLSEKTSAAIDESVEICQTSRLMRACSVYTSALQSFLLGLPDMPRPSEFFFEIPAPTRARVRSNTNTLREPEQLPGYSQNDNMSTLMEEVILHVESAGRSSNGDFCLSELEPWTTLSLVACLISRLHLARDAVVLGLPTEPLVAEQDRLLLVDRKTLSFVKSNMSRQAARPSLPSPQQHNANETHSLVCLAHLRAVFRTDLKYDRDPSQLAATLRDFRFRADKNASHLLLSSVENCLDSLEEPANTGFTYYVRQNASLWGLSGVIWAFESAVFLSKWLDQYTIGTSPVQDGLVERAKHLVAMAWSSVHDDVNSPDEVESDSLPRLTLGFWGRLLGALEAKPFALRLGAALGVLASFHDLPQRA; this is translated from the exons ATGTTGGCTCCGCAGACTGGGAATCACGCGTTGTCGGAATTTCGACACTTCTTCAGCAACAGTGGCTTGCAGCAAATCGCCGATAACCTGCGCTTCCGGAGCCCAGATCGAGACGAGAGCTGTACGGCTGTTCCCACGGCGGAATCATCATCTCAAAATGCTAGGACCGCAAGGGAGTCTTGGGCACAATCCTCAGCCGTGAGCGGACGTGAATCTCTGACGCAACGAC GACAAAATTCCTCTGCCATTTCCCGTACGGATGATCAAAAGGAGACCCCGGGGTTTGTGCCTCCATCGAATCAAGCATGCCGCAGATACCTCACCTCTTGCGTCAAGAACAGCAGATTCGCTTTTGTGAGTGAAAGCATTCTTAACGACGATGTGCACCCTGCCCTGCGCTTTGCAACACTTGCTCTAGGCGCACTGTATCTGTTTGAAGCTCGCAATGCGAAGTCGATGTTCGACTTCAGTCGAAAGGCGGCACTCCAAGCTTGGACTGCCTCGCCAGAGTACGGCGGGCATGGGACTTCAAG AACTGTATCTGGTCATCTGCTCGCCGCTTTTCTCCTGCTCTCAGAGTTCGTCGGTTTAGATCAACCGGCCCATCTTGTGGACGAACTCCAAGTTCTTGGAAGTGCCATAACCTTCTACGCGAGGTCTTGCAAGGATTTATCCGAAAAGACATCGGCAGCCATCGATGAATCTGTCGAGATCTGTCAGACATCCCGACTCATGAGAGCGTGTTCTGTCTACACCTCGGCATTACAGAGCTTCTTACTAGGCTTGCCCGATATGCCTCGACCGAGCGAGTTCTTTTTTGAAATCCCTGCTCCAACTCGGGCGAGGGTCCGATCCAATACTAACACCCTACGAGAGCCGGAACAGTTGCCTGGCTACTCTCAAAACGACAATATGAGTACACTGATGGAAGAAGTGATTTTGCATGTAGAGAGCGCAGGACGCTCAAGTAACGGCGACTTTTGTCTCTCAGAACTCGAGCCTTGGACAACGTTGTCACTGGTTGCGTGTCTAATCTCACGACTGCATTTGGCACGAGATGCAGTTGTGCTTGGGCTGCCTACGGAACCACTGGTTGCAGAACAGGACCGGCTTCT ACTGGTGGACAGGAAGACCCTGAGTTTCGTCAAGTCCAACATGAGCCGTCAAGCTGCTCGGCCATCGCTCCCGTCGCCACAGCAGCATAACGCGAACGAAACGCACAGCCTGGTCTGTCTCGCACATTTACGAGCCGTCTTCCGTACGGACTTGAAGTACGACAGAGACCCATCCCAGCTTGCAGCGACGTTGAGGGATTTTCGATTCCGGGCTGATAAGAACGCCTCTCATTTGTTACTGTCGTCAGTCGAGAATTGCCTCGATTCTCTGGAGGAGCCCGCGAATACGGGGTTCACGTACTACGTCCGCCAGAACGCCAGTCTTTGGGGTTTATCAGGCGTCATATGGGCATTTGAATCTGCTGTGTTCCTGAGCAAGTGGCTGGATCAATACACCATCGGGACTTCGCCCGTTCAAG ACGGGTTGGTCGAGCGAGCAAAGCACCTGGTGGCGATGGCATGGTCATCAGTGCACGATGATGTTAACTCACCAGATGAAGTGGAGTCGGACAGCCTGCCGCGGTTAACTCTTGGATTTTGGGGACGTCTTCTCGGAGCCCTTGAGGCCAAGCCGTTTGCATTGCGCCTAGGAGCAGCCCTCGGTGTCTTGGCCTCGTTTCACGATTTGCCGCAAAGGGCATGA
- a CDS encoding Endoribonuclease L-psp family protein, whose product MSSITFNSPPGAGQKHGELCHYSQSVDLGNGVVKCAGQGGWDPQTGALDANDTERQVQLALENVDVVLKAAGLRGWEDVYSLRSYHCDIRASFDLTVEALKKRIPDHRPIWTCIAVPHLAFPGMLIELEVEAKRQG is encoded by the coding sequence ATGTCTTCAATCACATTCAACAGCCCCCCCGGCGCCGGTCAGAAGCACGGCGAGCTCTGCCACTACTCTCAGTCCGTCGACCTGGGCAACGGCGTCGTCAAATGTGCCGGGCAAGGAGGCTGGGACCCGCAGACGGGGGCCCTCGACGCCAACGACACGGAGAGGCAGGTCCAGCTGGCGCTGGAgaacgtcgacgtcgtcctcaaAGCCGCGGGCTTGCGGGGGTGGGAGGACGTCTACTCGCTGCGGTCGTATCACTGCGACATCCGCGCTTCCTTCGACCTGACCGTCGAGGCTCTGAAGAAGCGCATCCCGGACCACCGGCCGATCTGGACCTGCATCGCGGTCCCGCACTTGGCCTTTCCGGGAATGCtcatcgagctcgaggtcgaagccAAGCGCCAGGGATAG
- a CDS encoding Short-chain dehydrogenase: MSLAAFRNWRTQFYPPKPTFTEEHVGPQNGRVFIVTGGNAGVGFELVKILYATGATIYMASRSKERAEKAIETITSAASKPKNPGSVKFLHLDLNDLDIVRSAAASFAEQESKLDILWNNAGTGGLALPAGSKTKQGMESMIGMHCVAAQLFTHLLLPQLRAAVPDAPRGSVRVVWTSSFLADSLAPANGVEFDLLDKGTNDRARNYAQSKAGNWLLGREMATRYGAEGIVSVTQNPGNLKAGSYVGTPAPAMYLFELFLLHETKLGGYTELYAGLSPDLSLENNGAYVIPWGRVRPDEDCPRKDIVNSMRPEAEGGSGYAQKFWDWCEEQWRPFV; this comes from the exons ATGTCTCTCGCAGCCTTCCGCAACTGGCGCACGCAGTTCTACCCTCCCAAGCCGACTTTCACGGAGGAGCACGTTGGGCCTCAGAACGGTcgcgtcttcatcgtcacgGGCGGCAACGCAGGCGTCGGCTTTGAGCTGGTCAAGATCCTCTACGCTACGGGTGCCACCATTTACATGGCATCGCGTTCCAAG GAACGAGCCGAAAAAGCAATCGAAACCATCACAAGCGCCGCCTCGAAGCCCAAGAACCCCGGGTCGGTCAAGTTCCTCCACCTGGACCTCAACGACCTGGACATCGTCaggtccgccgccgcgtccttTGCGGAACAGGAGTCCAAGCTCGACATCCTCTGGAACAACGCCGGCACGGGCGGCCTGGCCCTGCCGGCCGGCTCGAAGACCAAGCAGGGCATGGAGTCCATGATCGGCATGCACTGCGTCGCCGCGCAGCTCTTCACGCACCTCCTACTCCCCCAGCTCCGTGCCGCCGTGCCGGACGCCCCCCGGGGCTCGGTCCGCGTCGTGTGGACCTCGAGCTTCCTCGCCGACTCGCTCGCGCCCGCCAACGGCGTCGAGTTCGACCTCCTCGATAAGGGCACCAACGACCGCGCGCGCAACTACGCCCAGTCCAAGGCCGGCAACTGGCTGCTCGGGCGCGAGATGGCAACCCGCTACGGCGCCGAAGGCATCGTGAGCGTCACCCAGAACCCCGGCAACCTGAAGGCGGGGTCGTACGTTGGgaccccggccccggccatGTATCTCTTCGAGCTGTTCCTCCTCCACGAGACGAAGCTTGGTGGCTACACGGAGTTGTACGCCGGGCTCTCGCCCGACCTCTCGCTCGAGAATAACGGCGCCTACGTCATCCCCTGGGGACGTGTGCGGCCGGACGAGGACTGCCCGAGGAAAGACATTGTGAATTCCATGAGACCTGAAGCAGAGGGCGGGTCGGGCTACGCCCAAAAGTTCTGGGACTGGTGCGAGGAGCAATGGAGACCCTTTGTTTGA